The following are encoded in a window of Citrobacter freundii genomic DNA:
- the exuR gene encoding transcriptional regulator ExuR, whose amino-acid sequence MEITEPRRLYQQLAADLKARIEQGVYLVGEKLPAERFIADEKNVSRTVVREAIIMLEVEGYVEVRKGSGIHVISNQPKHYVAPDANLEFASYGPFELLQARQLIESNIAEFAATQVTKQDIMKLMEIQEKSRNEKSFRDSEWDLQFHVQVALATQNTALAAIVEKMWTQRVHNPYWKKLHDHIDLRTVDNWCDDHDQILRALIRKDPHAAKLAMWQHLENTKQMLFNETSDDFEFNADRYLFTDNPVVHLDTAANGAK is encoded by the coding sequence ATGGAAATCACCGAACCACGACGTTTGTATCAACAACTTGCTGCCGATCTGAAGGCGCGCATTGAGCAGGGTGTTTACCTGGTGGGTGAAAAACTTCCCGCCGAGCGCTTTATCGCCGATGAAAAGAACGTCAGCCGTACCGTGGTCCGTGAAGCCATTATCATGCTCGAGGTTGAGGGCTACGTTGAGGTGCGTAAGGGATCTGGGATCCACGTCATCTCTAACCAGCCAAAACACTACGTCGCGCCAGATGCCAATCTTGAGTTTGCCAGCTACGGTCCATTTGAACTGCTGCAGGCACGCCAGCTTATAGAGAGCAATATTGCCGAGTTTGCCGCCACCCAGGTGACTAAACAGGACATCATGAAACTGATGGAAATCCAGGAGAAGTCGCGCAACGAAAAAAGCTTCCGTGACTCCGAGTGGGATCTCCAGTTCCATGTGCAAGTGGCGCTGGCAACGCAAAATACCGCACTGGCGGCGATTGTTGAAAAAATGTGGACTCAGCGTGTTCACAACCCGTACTGGAAGAAATTGCACGATCACATCGACCTGCGCACGGTAGATAACTGGTGCGATGACCATGACCAGATCCTACGGGCATTAATCCGTAAAGATCCTCATGCTGCCAAACTGGCGATGTGGCAGCACCTTGAGAACACCAAACAGATGCTGTTTAACGAAACCAGCGATGATTTTGAGTTCAACGCCGACCGTTATCTTTTTACCGATAATCCGGTGGTTCATCTGGATACGGCCGCTAACGGGGCAAAATAA
- a CDS encoding Gfo/Idh/MocA family protein: protein MIRFAVIGTNWITRQFVDAAHETGKYKLTAVYSRSLEQAQSFANDYLVEHLFTSLDAMAQSDAIDAVYIASPNSLHFPQTELFLRHKKHVICEKPLASNLAEVDAAIACARENQVVLFEAFKTACLPNFLLLQQSLPKVGNVRKAFINYCQYSSRYQRYLNGENPNTFNPAFSNGSIMDIGFYCLASAVALWGEPQSVQASASLLASGVDAHGVVVLNYGDFSVTLQHSKVSDSVLASEIQGESGSLVIEKISECQKVCFVPRGGKTQDLTVPQHINTMLYEAERFAHLVESGEVDHPALAVSRITAKLQTEIRRQTGVVFPADSANTSLIA from the coding sequence ATGATACGTTTCGCAGTGATTGGCACAAACTGGATCACCCGCCAGTTTGTGGATGCCGCCCATGAAACCGGCAAATATAAGTTAACCGCAGTCTATTCCCGCAGCCTTGAACAGGCGCAAAGCTTCGCTAACGATTATCTCGTCGAGCATTTGTTTACTTCGCTGGATGCAATGGCACAGAGTGACGCTATTGATGCAGTGTATATCGCCAGCCCAAACTCTCTGCACTTCCCGCAGACCGAGCTGTTCTTACGCCATAAAAAGCACGTCATTTGTGAGAAACCGCTGGCATCAAACCTGGCAGAAGTCGATGCCGCTATCGCCTGCGCTCGGGAAAATCAGGTGGTGCTGTTTGAGGCGTTTAAAACCGCCTGCCTGCCCAATTTCCTGCTGCTGCAGCAATCTCTGCCCAAGGTAGGAAATGTCAGAAAGGCGTTTATCAATTACTGCCAGTACTCTTCACGCTACCAGCGTTATCTGAACGGTGAAAACCCGAATACCTTTAATCCAGCGTTCTCAAATGGCTCGATTATGGATATCGGCTTTTACTGCCTGGCTTCGGCGGTTGCGCTGTGGGGCGAACCGCAGAGCGTACAGGCCAGCGCCAGCCTGCTGGCAAGCGGTGTTGATGCCCACGGCGTTGTGGTGCTGAACTACGGTGATTTCAGCGTCACATTACAGCATTCCAAAGTGAGCGACTCGGTGCTGGCCAGCGAGATTCAGGGCGAATCAGGGTCACTGGTCATTGAGAAAATCTCCGAATGCCAGAAAGTCTGTTTTGTTCCGCGTGGTGGAAAAACGCAGGATCTGACGGTGCCTCAGCACATCAATACTATGCTGTATGAGGCAGAGCGCTTTGCTCATCTGGTTGAATCCGGCGAAGTGGATCACCCGGCACTGGCTGTCAGTCGCATTACCGCTAAGCTGCAAACGGAAATTCGCCGCCAGACCGGGGTCGTTTTCCCAGCAGATAGCGCGAATACGTCGCTGATTGCGTAA
- a CDS encoding YgjV family protein gives MTAYWLAQGVGVIAFLIGITTFFNRDERRFRLQLAVYSATIGVHFFLMGAWPAGMSAELNTIRTLVSMRTRKLWVMTVFIVLTLVLGLAKLQHAMELLPIIGTLASTWALFRCKGLTVRCVMWCATACWVVHNFWLGSIGGTMIEGSFLVMNGLNIIRFRRMQKRGIDPFKIEKSVQKENPSAP, from the coding sequence ATGACCGCGTATTGGCTGGCCCAGGGCGTAGGTGTCATCGCCTTTCTGATCGGGATTACCACCTTTTTCAACCGCGATGAGCGCCGCTTCCGGCTGCAGCTTGCCGTCTATAGTGCCACTATCGGGGTACACTTCTTTTTGATGGGGGCCTGGCCCGCGGGGATGAGTGCGGAGCTAAACACCATCCGAACTCTGGTCTCGATGCGCACCCGCAAACTGTGGGTGATGACCGTTTTTATCGTTCTCACGCTGGTTCTTGGGTTGGCGAAACTACAGCATGCGATGGAGTTACTCCCCATTATTGGCACGCTGGCCAGCACCTGGGCGCTGTTTCGCTGTAAAGGATTAACCGTCCGCTGTGTGATGTGGTGCGCGACTGCCTGCTGGGTGGTGCATAATTTCTGGTTGGGATCGATTGGCGGCACGATGATTGAAGGCAGTTTTCTGGTGATGAACGGCCTGAATATTATTCGTTTCAGACGCATGCAAAAACGGGGGATAGATCCCTTCAAAATTGAAAAAAGCGTACAGAAAGAAAACCCCTCCGCACCATGA
- a CDS encoding TerC family protein, with the protein MNTVGTPLLWGGFAVVVVIMLAIDLLLQGRRGAHTMSMKQAAAWSIVWVTLSLLFNAVFWWYLAETQGRAVADPQALAFLTGYLIEKSLAVDNVFVWLMLFSYFSVPPALQRRVLVYGVLGAIVLRTIMIFAGSWLITQFEWLLYVFGAFLLFTGVKMALAKEDASGIGDRPLVRWLRGHLRMTDTIENEHFFVRKNGLLFVTPLMLVLILVELSDVIFAVDSIPAIFAVTTDPFIVLTSNLFAILGLRAMYFLLAGVAERFSMLKYGLSIILVFIGIKMLIVDFYHIPIAISLGVVFGILFVTLIVNAWVNHQHDKKQQTQ; encoded by the coding sequence ATGAATACTGTCGGCACACCGTTGTTATGGGGTGGCTTCGCTGTTGTAGTGGTGATTATGCTGGCCATCGACCTGCTGTTGCAGGGTCGTCGCGGCGCGCATACGATGTCAATGAAGCAGGCGGCCGCCTGGTCAATCGTCTGGGTCACGTTGTCGTTACTGTTTAACGCCGTATTCTGGTGGTATCTGGCAGAAACCCAGGGGCGTGCGGTCGCAGACCCGCAGGCGTTGGCGTTCCTCACCGGCTATTTGATCGAGAAATCGCTGGCGGTGGATAACGTCTTTGTTTGGCTGATGCTGTTTAGCTACTTCTCGGTGCCGCCAGCGTTGCAGCGTCGAGTGCTGGTGTATGGCGTGCTGGGGGCGATTGTTCTGCGTACCATCATGATCTTCGCGGGCAGTTGGCTAATCACCCAGTTCGAATGGCTGCTGTACGTGTTCGGCGCGTTCCTGCTGTTTACCGGCGTGAAGATGGCGCTGGCAAAAGAAGATGCTTCCGGCATTGGCGACAGGCCGTTAGTGCGCTGGCTGCGCGGTCATCTGCGTATGACCGACACCATCGAGAACGAGCATTTCTTCGTGCGTAAAAACGGTCTGCTGTTCGTTACGCCGCTGATGCTGGTGCTGATTCTGGTTGAGTTGAGCGATGTTATCTTTGCCGTCGACAGCATTCCGGCAATCTTTGCCGTGACCACCGACCCGTTCATCGTGCTGACCTCTAACCTGTTTGCCATCCTTGGTCTGCGTGCGATGTACTTCCTGCTGGCCGGCGTGGCGGAGCGTTTCTCGATGCTGAAGTACGGCCTGTCGATCATTCTGGTGTTTATCGGCATCAAGATGCTGATCGTCGACTTCTACCATATCCCTATCGCTATCTCGTTAGGCGTGGTGTTCGGGATCCTGTTTGTGACGCTGATTGTGAATGCGTGGGTCAACCACCAGCACGATAAAAAGCAGCAAACGCAGTAA
- the sstT gene encoding serine/threonine transporter SstT, producing the protein MTTQRSSGLISRLAQGSLVKQILIGLVLGIALALISKPAAEAAGLLGTLFVGALKAVAPILVLMLVMASIANHQHGQKTNIRPILFLYLLGTFSAALAAVVFSFAFPSTLHLASSANDIVPPSGIVEVMRGLLMSMVSNPIDALLNANYIGILVWAVGLGFALRHGNETTKNLVNDMSNAVTFMVKLVIRFAPIGIFGLVSSTLATTGFATLWGYAQLLAVLVGCMLLVAFVVNPLLVFWKIRRNPYPLVLACLRESGVYAFFTRSSAANIPVNMALCEKLNLDRDTYSVSIPLGATINMAGAAITITVLTLAAVNTLGIPVDLPTALLLSVVASLCACGASGVAGGSLLLIPLACNMFGIPNDIAMQVVAVGFIIGVLQDSCETALNSSTDVLFTAAACQAEDERLANNALRG; encoded by the coding sequence ATGACTACGCAACGTTCGTCGGGGCTGATCTCGCGTTTGGCGCAAGGGAGCCTTGTTAAGCAAATTTTGATAGGTTTAGTACTGGGGATTGCGCTGGCACTGATCTCAAAACCGGCTGCAGAAGCCGCTGGTTTGCTGGGCACCCTGTTCGTCGGCGCATTAAAAGCCGTCGCTCCCATCCTGGTTCTGATGCTGGTAATGGCCTCTATTGCGAACCATCAGCATGGGCAAAAAACCAATATCCGTCCGATTCTGTTCCTCTACCTGCTCGGTACCTTCTCCGCGGCATTAGCGGCAGTGGTGTTCAGCTTTGCCTTCCCCTCGACGCTGCATCTTGCCAGCAGCGCTAACGATATTGTGCCACCATCGGGCATTGTCGAAGTGATGCGTGGGCTGTTGATGAGTATGGTGTCGAACCCGATTGATGCCCTGCTTAACGCGAACTATATCGGCATTCTGGTATGGGCCGTCGGCCTGGGCTTTGCCCTGCGCCACGGGAATGAAACGACCAAGAATCTGGTCAACGATATGTCCAACGCCGTCACCTTTATGGTGAAACTGGTGATTCGTTTCGCCCCTATCGGTATTTTCGGCCTGGTCTCCTCCACGCTTGCCACCACGGGTTTTGCTACATTGTGGGGCTATGCGCAGCTGTTGGCAGTGCTGGTAGGTTGTATGCTGCTGGTGGCGTTCGTGGTCAACCCGCTGCTGGTGTTCTGGAAAATTCGTCGCAACCCGTATCCGCTGGTGCTGGCTTGCCTGCGTGAAAGCGGCGTATATGCCTTCTTTACCCGCAGCTCTGCCGCCAACATTCCGGTGAATATGGCGCTGTGTGAGAAGCTGAATCTGGACCGCGATACCTACTCGGTTTCTATCCCACTGGGTGCAACCATCAACATGGCTGGCGCGGCGATCACCATTACCGTGCTGACGCTGGCAGCGGTGAATACACTGGGGATCCCGGTTGATTTACCGACTGCGCTGCTGTTGAGCGTCGTGGCATCGCTTTGTGCCTGTGGCGCATCTGGCGTGGCGGGTGGCTCTCTGCTGCTGATCCCACTGGCGTGTAATATGTTCGGTATCCCGAATGATATCGCCATGCAGGTAGTTGCCGTCGGCTTTATTATCGGCGTGTTGCAGGACTCCTGTGAAACCGCACTGAACTCCTCAACCGACGTATTGTTTACCGCTGCAGCCTGCCAGGCTGAAGACGAACGTCTGGCAAACAACGCCCTGCGCGGCTAA
- a CDS encoding M48 metallopeptidase family protein — translation MSQLTYLQGYPENLLDQVRTLISEQRLGAVLEKRYPGTHDFATDKALWQYTQDLKSQFLRNAPPLNKVMYDSKIHVLKNALGLHTAVSRVQGGKLKAKAEIRVATVFRNAPEPFLRMIVVHELAHLKEKEHDKAFYQLCCHMEPQYHQLEFDTRLWLTQQSLKQTAQ, via the coding sequence ATGAGTCAGTTGACCTATCTGCAGGGCTACCCGGAGAATTTACTTGATCAGGTTCGAACCTTGATCAGCGAGCAACGTCTGGGCGCGGTCCTGGAAAAGCGTTATCCGGGTACGCATGACTTCGCGACCGATAAGGCGCTCTGGCAATATACCCAGGATCTGAAAAGTCAGTTTCTGCGCAATGCCCCACCGCTCAATAAAGTGATGTATGACAGTAAGATCCACGTGTTGAAGAATGCGCTTGGACTGCATACCGCCGTCTCTCGCGTGCAGGGCGGCAAGCTGAAAGCAAAAGCGGAAATTCGCGTCGCCACCGTATTTCGCAACGCCCCGGAACCTTTTTTACGCATGATCGTGGTTCATGAACTGGCGCATCTGAAAGAAAAAGAACACGACAAAGCGTTTTACCAGCTGTGCTGCCATATGGAACCTCAGTATCACCAACTGGAGTTCGACACCCGCCTGTGGTTAACGCAACAATCGCTAAAGCAAACTGCGCAGTAG
- a CDS encoding UxaA family hydrolase, with translation MQYIKIHTLDNVAVALADLAQGTQVSVDSHTVTLRQDVVRGHKFALSDIAQGENVIKYGLPIGHALADIAAGEHIHAHNTRTNLSDLDEYSYQPDFQEPEVQPADRDVQIYRRANGDVGVRNELWILPTVGCVNAMARQMQTRFLKETNDAEGIDGVHLFSHTYGCSQLGDDHINTRTMLQNMVRHPNAGAVLVVGLGCENNQVDAFRETLGEFDPERVHFMVCQHQEDEVEAGIEHLHQLYNVMRHDKREPGKLGELKFGLECGGSDGLSGITANPMLGRFSDYVIANGGTTVLTEVPEMFGAEQLLMSHCRDEETFGKLVTMVNDFKQYFIAHDQPIYENPSPGNKAGGITTLEDKSLGCTQKAGSSQVVDVLRYGERLKTHGLNLLSAPGNDAVATSALAGAGCHMVLFSTGRGTPYGGFVPTVKIATNSELAAKKKHWIDFDAGQLIHGKAMPQLLNEFVDTIVEFANGKPTCNERNDFRELAIFKSGVTL, from the coding sequence ATGCAATACATCAAGATCCATACGCTGGATAACGTTGCGGTTGCGCTGGCCGATCTGGCGCAAGGCACGCAGGTTAGTGTAGATAGCCATACCGTAACGCTACGACAGGACGTTGTACGTGGACACAAATTTGCCTTGAGCGATATTGCTCAGGGTGAGAACGTCATTAAATATGGCCTGCCGATTGGCCATGCTCTGGCGGATATTGCGGCGGGTGAACATATCCATGCTCACAATACGCGCACCAATCTGAGCGATCTGGATGAATATAGCTATCAACCCGACTTTCAGGAACCTGAGGTACAACCGGCAGATCGCGATGTGCAGATCTACCGTCGTGCCAACGGTGATGTCGGGGTGCGTAACGAACTGTGGATCCTGCCGACGGTCGGCTGCGTCAATGCCATGGCGCGACAGATGCAGACCCGCTTCCTGAAAGAGACCAACGATGCTGAAGGCATCGATGGCGTTCATCTTTTCAGCCACACCTACGGCTGCTCGCAGCTGGGTGACGATCACATCAACACCCGCACCATGCTGCAAAACATGGTGCGTCACCCGAACGCGGGGGCGGTGCTGGTGGTGGGGCTTGGTTGTGAAAACAACCAGGTGGATGCCTTCCGCGAAACGTTGGGCGAGTTCGATCCTGAACGTGTGCACTTCATGGTCTGCCAACATCAGGAAGACGAAGTGGAGGCGGGGATCGAACATCTCCATCAGTTGTACAACGTGATGCGCCACGATAAGCGTGAGCCAGGTAAACTGGGCGAGCTGAAGTTTGGTCTGGAATGCGGCGGGTCTGACGGCCTGTCCGGCATCACGGCTAACCCGATGCTGGGACGTTTCTCCGACTATGTGATTGCCAACGGTGGCACCACCGTGCTGACCGAAGTTCCGGAAATGTTTGGCGCTGAGCAACTGCTGATGAGCCATTGCCGTGACGAAGAGACGTTTGGCAAGCTGGTGACGATGGTCAATGACTTCAAGCAGTACTTCATTGCCCACGACCAGCCGATTTATGAGAACCCGTCACCGGGTAACAAGGCGGGGGGCATCACCACGCTGGAAGATAAATCACTGGGCTGCACGCAGAAAGCGGGTTCCAGCCAGGTTGTCGATGTATTGCGTTACGGTGAACGGCTAAAAACGCACGGTCTGAATCTGTTAAGCGCGCCGGGGAACGACGCCGTTGCCACCAGCGCGCTGGCGGGTGCTGGCTGCCATATGGTGCTATTCAGTACCGGTCGCGGCACGCCTTACGGCGGCTTTGTACCGACGGTGAAAATTGCCACGAACAGCGAGCTGGCGGCGAAGAAAAAGCACTGGATCGATTTTGATGCGGGACAGCTGATCCACGGTAAAGCCATGCCTCAACTGCTGAATGAGTTTGTCGATACCATCGTCGAGTTTGCTAATGGTAAACCGACCTGTAACGAACGTAATGACTTCCGTGAGCTGGCTATTTTCAAAAGTGGCGTAACGTTGTAA
- the uxaC gene encoding glucuronate isomerase, with amino-acid sequence MTPFMTEDFLLDTEFARRLYHDYAKDQPIFDYHCHLPPQQIADNYRFNNLYDIWLKGDHYKWRAMRTNGVAERLCTGDASDREKFDAWAATVPHTIGNPLYHWTHLELRRPFGITGKLLSPATADEIWNQCNELLAQEQFSARGIMQQMNVKMVGTTDDPIDSLEHHASVAKDSTFAVKVLPSWRPDKAFNIEQATFNDYMTKLGEVSDTDIRRFTDLQTALTKRLDHFAAHGCKVSDHALDVVLFAESNESELDNILTRRLAGETLSEHEVAQFKTAVLVFLGAEYARRGWVQQYHIGALRNNNLRQFKLLGPDVGFDSINDRPVAEELSKLLSKQNEENLLPKTILYCLNPRDNEVLGTMIGNFQGEGMPGKMQFGSGWWFNDQKDGMERQMTQLAQLGLLSRFVGMLTDSRSFLSYTRHEYFRRILCQMIGRWVAAGEAPADIQLLGEMVRNICFNNARDYFAIELN; translated from the coding sequence ATGACCCCGTTTATGACTGAAGATTTTCTGCTGGATACCGAATTTGCCCGCCGTCTGTATCATGATTACGCCAAAGATCAGCCAATCTTCGATTACCACTGCCATCTGCCGCCGCAGCAAATCGCGGACAACTACCGTTTTAACAACCTGTATGACATCTGGCTGAAAGGCGATCACTACAAATGGCGCGCTATGCGTACTAACGGTGTTGCTGAGCGCCTGTGTACCGGCGATGCGTCCGATCGTGAGAAGTTTGACGCCTGGGCCGCGACGGTTCCGCACACTATTGGCAACCCGCTTTACCACTGGACGCATCTTGAATTGCGTCGCCCGTTTGGTATTACAGGTAAGCTGCTGTCGCCTGCGACGGCGGATGAAATCTGGAATCAGTGCAACGAACTGCTGGCGCAGGAACAATTTTCCGCGCGCGGCATCATGCAGCAGATGAACGTGAAAATGGTCGGTACCACTGACGATCCGATTGATTCACTGGAACATCACGCCTCGGTCGCCAAGGACAGCACCTTTGCCGTCAAAGTGCTGCCGAGCTGGCGCCCGGATAAAGCCTTCAATATTGAGCAGGCAACCTTTAACGACTACATGACGAAGCTGGGTGAGGTGTCCGACACCGATATCCGTCGCTTCACCGATCTGCAAACCGCGTTGACCAAACGCCTGGATCACTTCGCTGCACACGGCTGTAAAGTGTCTGACCATGCGCTGGATGTGGTGCTGTTTGCTGAATCTAATGAATCTGAACTCGACAACATCCTGACGCGTCGTCTGGCCGGTGAAACGCTGAGCGAGCATGAAGTGGCGCAGTTTAAAACGGCCGTGCTGGTGTTCCTTGGTGCGGAATATGCCCGTCGTGGTTGGGTCCAGCAGTACCATATTGGCGCACTGCGTAATAACAACCTGCGTCAGTTCAAACTGTTGGGGCCGGACGTGGGCTTCGATTCGATCAACGATCGTCCGGTTGCGGAAGAACTCTCCAAACTGCTGAGCAAGCAGAACGAAGAAAACCTGCTGCCAAAAACCATCCTGTACTGCCTGAACCCGCGCGACAACGAAGTGCTGGGCACCATGATCGGCAACTTCCAGGGCGAAGGTATGCCGGGAAAAATGCAGTTCGGGTCCGGCTGGTGGTTCAACGATCAGAAAGACGGAATGGAACGCCAAATGACGCAGTTGGCGCAGCTCGGTCTGCTGAGCCGTTTTGTCGGCATGCTGACCGACAGCCGTAGCTTCCTGTCATATACGCGCCATGAATATTTCCGCCGCATTCTGTGCCAGATGATTGGCCGCTGGGTTGCCGCGGGTGAAGCCCCGGCAGATATCCAGCTGCTGGGTGAAATGGTGAGAAATATCTGCTTCAACAATGCGCGCGATTATTTTGCCATTGAACTGAACTAA
- a CDS encoding MFS transporter — MRKIKGLRWYMIALVTLGTVLGYLTRNTVAAAAPTLMEELHISTQQYSYIIAAYSAAYTVMQPVAGYVLDVLGTKIGYAMFAVLWAVFCGATALAGSWGGLALARGAVGAAEAAMIPAGLKASSEWFPAKERSIAVGYFNVGSSIGAMIAPPLVVWAIVMHSWQMAFIISGVLSFIWAMCWLVFYKHPRDQKKLSDEERDYILNGQESQHKNGTAKKMSVAQILRNRQFWGIALPRFLAEPAWGTFNAWIPLFMFKVYGFNLKEIAMFAWMPMLFADLGCIVGGYLPPLFQRWFGVNLIVSRKMVVTMGAFLMIGPGMIGLFTSPYIAIALLCVGGFAHQALSGALITLSSDVFGRNEVATANGLTGMSAWLASTLFALVVGALADTIGFSPLFAVLAVFDLLGALVIWTVLQNKPASEVDSGPQTGDPAPQS, encoded by the coding sequence ATGCGTAAAATTAAAGGGTTACGTTGGTATATGATCGCACTGGTGACGCTTGGCACCGTGCTGGGTTACCTGACGCGTAACACTGTGGCGGCAGCTGCGCCAACGCTGATGGAAGAGTTACACATCTCCACTCAACAGTATTCCTATATCATCGCAGCGTACTCTGCTGCTTACACCGTTATGCAACCCGTTGCTGGCTACGTTCTGGACGTGCTGGGAACAAAAATAGGTTACGCGATGTTCGCCGTTCTGTGGGCCGTCTTCTGTGGCGCGACTGCACTGGCTGGAAGCTGGGGTGGACTGGCGCTGGCGCGAGGCGCGGTCGGTGCAGCTGAAGCGGCGATGATCCCAGCGGGCCTGAAAGCCAGCTCGGAGTGGTTCCCGGCCAAAGAGCGCTCCATTGCCGTCGGTTACTTTAACGTCGGTTCCTCTATTGGCGCGATGATTGCACCGCCGCTGGTAGTCTGGGCCATCGTGATGCACAGCTGGCAGATGGCGTTCATTATCTCTGGTGTCCTGAGCTTCATCTGGGCCATGTGCTGGCTTGTGTTTTACAAACACCCACGCGATCAGAAAAAACTGTCCGACGAAGAACGTGATTACATTCTCAACGGCCAGGAATCACAGCATAAAAACGGCACGGCGAAGAAAATGTCCGTCGCGCAGATCCTGCGTAACCGCCAGTTCTGGGGCATTGCACTGCCGCGTTTCCTGGCAGAGCCGGCCTGGGGTACCTTTAACGCCTGGATCCCGCTGTTCATGTTTAAAGTTTACGGCTTTAACCTGAAAGAAATTGCCATGTTCGCCTGGATGCCCATGCTGTTTGCTGACCTCGGCTGTATCGTTGGTGGGTATCTGCCGCCGCTGTTCCAGCGCTGGTTCGGCGTCAACCTGATTGTGTCACGTAAAATGGTCGTCACCATGGGCGCATTCCTGATGATTGGCCCGGGCATGATTGGTCTGTTTACCAGCCCGTATATTGCCATCGCGCTGCTGTGCGTCGGGGGCTTTGCTCACCAGGCCCTGTCCGGTGCGCTGATCACCCTCTCTTCTGACGTCTTTGGTCGTAATGAAGTGGCTACAGCGAACGGTCTGACCGGGATGTCTGCCTGGCTGGCAAGCACCCTGTTTGCGCTGGTCGTGGGCGCCCTGGCTGACACCATCGGCTTTAGCCCACTGTTTGCGGTACTGGCAGTATTCGACCTGCTCGGTGCGTTAGTCATCTGGACGGTGCTGCAAAACAAACCGGCCAGCGAGGTCGACTCGGGACCGCAAACCGGCGATCCCGCACCACAAAGTTGA
- the rlmG gene encoding 23S rRNA (guanine(1835)-N(2))-methyltransferase RlmG produces MSHIDNGFRSLSLKRFPETDDVNPLLAWEAADEYLLQQLDDTEICGPVLLLNDTFGALGCALAEHSPYSIGDSYLSELATRENLRHNDIAESSVQFLDSTVDYPQAPGVVLIKLPKTMALLEQQLRALRLVVTPQTRIIAGAKARDVHTSTLELFEKVLGPTTTTLAWKKARLINCTFSNPELADASQTLSWKLEGTDWTIHNHANVFSRTGLDIGARFFIEHLPDNLEGEIVDLGCGNGVVGLTLLEKNPQASVVFVDESPMAVASSRLNVETNMPDALDRCEFMINNALSGVEPFRYNAVLCNPPFHQKHALTDNIAWEMFHHARRCLKINGELYIVANRHLDYFHKLKKIFGNCETIATNNKFVVLKAVKLGRRR; encoded by the coding sequence ATGAGCCACATAGACAACGGTTTCCGTTCGCTGTCACTTAAACGTTTCCCGGAAACGGATGACGTTAACCCGCTGCTGGCGTGGGAAGCTGCAGATGAATATCTGCTGCAACAGCTGGACGATACCGAGATTTGCGGCCCGGTGCTGCTCCTGAATGATACCTTCGGTGCGCTGGGCTGTGCGCTGGCGGAACATTCGCCGTACAGCATTGGCGACTCTTATTTAAGCGAACTGGCAACGCGTGAAAACCTGCGTCATAACGACATTGCCGAATCCAGCGTCCAGTTCCTCGACAGCACGGTCGATTACCCACAGGCGCCGGGCGTGGTACTGATTAAGCTGCCAAAAACCATGGCGCTGCTGGAACAGCAATTGCGTGCGTTACGCCTGGTCGTCACGCCGCAAACGCGCATTATCGCCGGGGCGAAGGCGCGCGATGTGCATACCTCGACGCTTGAGCTGTTTGAAAAGGTGCTGGGCCCAACCACCACCACGCTGGCATGGAAAAAAGCCCGTCTGATCAACTGTACGTTCAGCAATCCTGAACTGGCTGACGCCTCACAAACGTTGAGCTGGAAGCTGGAAGGCACCGACTGGACGATCCACAATCACGCTAACGTCTTCTCCCGTACCGGGCTGGATATTGGCGCACGTTTCTTTATCGAACATCTGCCGGACAATCTGGAAGGTGAGATTGTCGATCTCGGTTGCGGTAATGGCGTAGTGGGTCTGACGTTGCTGGAGAAGAACCCGCAAGCGAGCGTGGTGTTTGTGGATGAATCGCCGATGGCGGTGGCGTCCAGCCGCCTGAACGTGGAAACCAACATGCCAGACGCGCTGGATCGCTGCGAGTTTATGATCAACAACGCACTGTCTGGCGTGGAACCGTTCCGCTATAACGCTGTGCTGTGTAATCCGCCGTTCCATCAGAAGCACGCGCTGACCGATAACATCGCGTGGGAGATGTTCCACCACGCCCGCCGTTGCCTGAAGATTAACGGCGAGCTGTATATCGTGGCAAACCGTCACCTCGACTACTTCCACAAGCTGAAGAAGATTTTCGGCAACTGCGAAACCATCGCCACCAACAACAAATTTGTGGTGCTGAAAGCGGTGAAATTAGGGCGTCGCCGCTAA